One segment of Mus caroli chromosome 6, CAROLI_EIJ_v1.1, whole genome shotgun sequence DNA contains the following:
- the Opn1sw gene encoding short-wave-sensitive opsin 1 isoform X1 has product MSGEDEFYLFQNISSVGPWDGPQYHLAPVWAFHLQAAFMGFVFFVGTPLNATVLVATLHYKKLRQPLNYILVNVSLGGFLFCVFSVFTVFIASCHGYFLFGRHVCALEAFLGSVAGLVTGWSLAFLAFERYVVICKPFGNIRFNSKHALMVVLATWTIGVGVSIPPFFGWSRFIPEGLQCSCGPDWYTVGTKYRSEYYTWFLFIFCFIIPLSLICFSYSQLLRTLRAVAAQQQESATTQKAEREVSHMVVVMVGSFCLCYVPYAALAMYMVNNRNHGLDLRLVTIPAFFSKSSCVYNPIIYCFMNKQFRACILEMVCRKPMADESDMSGSQKTEVSTVSSSKVGPH; this is encoded by the exons ATGTCGGGAGAGGACGAGTTTTACCTGTTTCAAAATATCTCCTCGGTGGGGCCCTGGGATGGGCCTCAGTACCACCTTGCTCCTGTCTGGGCCTTCCACCTCCAGGCAGCCTTCATGGGATTTGTCTTCTTTGTGGGGACCCCACTCAATGCCACAGTGCTGGTGGCCACACTGCATTACAAAAAGTTGCGACAGCCCCTCAACTACATTCTGGTCAATGTATCCCTCGGGGGCTTCCTCTTCTGCGTCTTCTCTGTCTTCACAGTCTTCATCGCCAGCTGTCACGGATACTTCCTCTTTGGTCGCCATGTTTGTGCTCTGGAGGCCTTCTTGGGCTCTGTAGCAG GTCTAGTGACAGGATGGTCATTGGCTTTCCTGGCTTTTGAACGCTACGTTGTCATCTGTAAACCCTTCGGCAACATCCGCTTCAACTCCAAGCATGCACTGATGGTGGTCCTGGCTACTTGGACTATTGGTGTCGGGGTGTCCATCCCACCCTTCTTTGGCTGGAGCAG GTTCATCCCTGAGGGCCTGCAGTGCTCCTGTGGTCCAGACTGGTACACTGTGGGCACCAAGTATCGAAGCGAGTACTATACCTGgttcctcttcatcttctgttTCATCATTCCTCTTTCCCTCATCTGCTTCTCCTACTCCCAGTTGCTGAGGACTCTCAGAGCT GTGGCAGCTCAGCAGCAAGAGTCTGCTACAACACAAAAGGCTGAACGGGAGGTGAGTCatatggtggtggtgatggtgggatccttctgtctctgctacGTGCCCTATGCTGCCCTGGCCATGTACATGGTCAACAATCGGAACCATGGGCTGGACTTACGGCTTGTCACCATCCCTGCCTTCTTTTCCAAGAGCTCCTGTGTCTACAACCCCATCATCTATTGCTTCATGAATAAGCAG TTCCGGGCTTGCATTCTGGAGATGGTGTGCAGGAAGCCCATGGCAGATGAATCTGACATGTCTGGCTCTCAGAAAACAGAAGTTTCTACTGTCTCTTCTAGCAAAGTTGGCCCTCACTGA
- the Calu gene encoding calumenin isoform X2 — protein sequence MDLRQFLMCLSLCTAFALSKPTEKKDRVHHEPQLSDKVHNDAQNFDYDHDAFLGAEEAKSFDQLTPEESKERLGMIVDKIDADKDGFVTEGELKSWIKHAQKKYIYDNVENQWQEFDMNQDGLISWDEYRNVTYGTYLDDPDPDDGFNYKQMMVRDERRFKMADKDGDLIATKEEFTAFLHPEEYDYMKDIVVQETMEDIDKNADGFIDLEEYIGDMYSHDGNADEPEWVKTEREQFVEFRDKNRDGKMDKEETKDWILPSDYDHAEAEARHLVYESDQNKDGKLTKEEIVDKYDLFVGSQATDFGEALVRHDEF from the exons ATGGACCTGCGTCAGTTTCTTATGTGCCTGTCCCTGTGCACAGCCTTTGCTTTGAGCAAGCCTACAGAAAAGAAGGACCGAGTACACCATGAGCCTCAGCTCAGCGATAAAGTTCACAATGATGCTCAGAATTTTGACTATGACCATGATGCCTTCTTGGGTGCAGAAGAGGCAAAGAGTTTTGATCAGctgacaccagaagagagcaaggAAAGGCTTGG AATGATTGTAGATAAAATAGACGCGGATAAAGATGGGTTTGTGACGGAGGGGGAGCTGAAATCCTGGATTAAGCACGCCCAGAAGAAATACATTTATGACAATGTTGAAAACCAGTGGCAGGAGTTTGATATGAATCAAGACGGCTTAATCTCCTGGGATGAGTACAGAAACGTGACTTATGGCACTTACTTGG atgatCCAGATCCTGATGATGGATTTAATTATAAACAGATGATGGTTAGAGATGAGCGGAGGTTTAAAATGGCAGACAAGGATGGAGACCTAATTGCCACAAAGGAAGAGTTTACAGCTTTCCTGCACCCTGAGGAATATGACTACATGAAAGACATAGTCGTCCAG GAAACCATGGAGGATATAGACAAGAATGCTGATGGTTTCATTGATCTAGAGGAGTACATTG GTGACATGTACAGTCACGATGGGAATGCTGATGAGCCAGAGTGGGTGAAGACAGAGCGAGAACAGTTCGTGGAGTTTCGAGATAAGAACCGGGATGGGAAGATGGACAAGGAAGAGACCAAAGACTGGATCCTCCCCTCAGACTATGACCATGCAGAGGCAGAAGCCAGGCATCTAGTCTATGAGTCAGACCAAAACAAG GATGGCAAGCTCACCAAGGAGGAGATTGTCGACAAGTATGATTTATTTGTGGGCAGCCAGGCCACAGATTTCGGGGAGGCCTTAGTACGACATGATGAGTTCTGA
- the Opn1sw gene encoding short-wave-sensitive opsin 1 isoform X2 — translation MSGEDEFYLFQNISSVGPWDGPQYHLAPVWAFHLQAAFMGFVFFVGTPLNATVLVATLHYKKLRQPLNYILVNVSLGGFLFCVFSVFTVFIASCHGYFLFGRHVCALEAFLGSVAGLVTGWSLAFLAFERYVVICKPFGNIRFNSKHALMVVLATWTIGVGVSIPPFFGWSRFIPEGLQCSCGPDWYTVGTKYRSEYYTWFLFIFCFIIPLSLICFSYSQLLRTLRAVAAQQQESATTQKAEREFRACILEMVCRKPMADESDMSGSQKTEVSTVSSSKVGPH, via the exons ATGTCGGGAGAGGACGAGTTTTACCTGTTTCAAAATATCTCCTCGGTGGGGCCCTGGGATGGGCCTCAGTACCACCTTGCTCCTGTCTGGGCCTTCCACCTCCAGGCAGCCTTCATGGGATTTGTCTTCTTTGTGGGGACCCCACTCAATGCCACAGTGCTGGTGGCCACACTGCATTACAAAAAGTTGCGACAGCCCCTCAACTACATTCTGGTCAATGTATCCCTCGGGGGCTTCCTCTTCTGCGTCTTCTCTGTCTTCACAGTCTTCATCGCCAGCTGTCACGGATACTTCCTCTTTGGTCGCCATGTTTGTGCTCTGGAGGCCTTCTTGGGCTCTGTAGCAG GTCTAGTGACAGGATGGTCATTGGCTTTCCTGGCTTTTGAACGCTACGTTGTCATCTGTAAACCCTTCGGCAACATCCGCTTCAACTCCAAGCATGCACTGATGGTGGTCCTGGCTACTTGGACTATTGGTGTCGGGGTGTCCATCCCACCCTTCTTTGGCTGGAGCAG GTTCATCCCTGAGGGCCTGCAGTGCTCCTGTGGTCCAGACTGGTACACTGTGGGCACCAAGTATCGAAGCGAGTACTATACCTGgttcctcttcatcttctgttTCATCATTCCTCTTTCCCTCATCTGCTTCTCCTACTCCCAGTTGCTGAGGACTCTCAGAGCT GTGGCAGCTCAGCAGCAAGAGTCTGCTACAACACAAAAGGCTGAACGGGAG TTCCGGGCTTGCATTCTGGAGATGGTGTGCAGGAAGCCCATGGCAGATGAATCTGACATGTCTGGCTCTCAGAAAACAGAAGTTTCTACTGTCTCTTCTAGCAAAGTTGGCCCTCACTGA
- the Calu gene encoding calumenin isoform X1 has translation MDLRQFLMCLSLCTAFALSKPTEKKDRVHHEPQLSDKVHNDAQNFDYDHDAFLGAEEAKSFDQLTPEESKERLGKIVSKIDDDKDGFVTVDELKGWIKFAQKRWIHEDVERQWKGHDLNEDGLVSWEEYKNATYGYVLDDPDPDDGFNYKQMMVRDERRFKMADKDGDLIATKEEFTAFLHPEEYDYMKDIVVQETMEDIDKNADGFIDLEEYIGDMYSHDGNADEPEWVKTEREQFVEFRDKNRDGKMDKEETKDWILPSDYDHAEAEARHLVYESDQNKDGKLTKEEIVDKYDLFVGSQATDFGEALVRHDEF, from the exons ATGGACCTGCGTCAGTTTCTTATGTGCCTGTCCCTGTGCACAGCCTTTGCTTTGAGCAAGCCTACAGAAAAGAAGGACCGAGTACACCATGAGCCTCAGCTCAGCGATAAAGTTCACAATGATGCTCAGAATTTTGACTATGACCATGATGCCTTCTTGGGTGCAGAAGAGGCAAAGAGTTTTGATCAGctgacaccagaagagagcaaggAAAGGCTTGG AAAGATTGTAAGTAAAATAGATGACGACAAGGATGGGTTTGTCACTGTGGATGAACTCAAAGGCTGGATTAAGTTTGCACAAAAGCGCTGGATTCACGAGGATGTAGAGCGGCAATGGAAGGGGCACGACCTCAATGAGGATGGCCTCGTTTCCTGGGAGGAGTATAAAAATGCCACCTACGGCTACGTTTTAG atgatCCAGATCCTGATGATGGATTTAATTATAAACAGATGATGGTTAGAGATGAGCGGAGGTTTAAAATGGCAGACAAGGATGGAGACCTAATTGCCACAAAGGAAGAGTTTACAGCTTTCCTGCACCCTGAGGAATATGACTACATGAAAGACATAGTCGTCCAG GAAACCATGGAGGATATAGACAAGAATGCTGATGGTTTCATTGATCTAGAGGAGTACATTG GTGACATGTACAGTCACGATGGGAATGCTGATGAGCCAGAGTGGGTGAAGACAGAGCGAGAACAGTTCGTGGAGTTTCGAGATAAGAACCGGGATGGGAAGATGGACAAGGAAGAGACCAAAGACTGGATCCTCCCCTCAGACTATGACCATGCAGAGGCAGAAGCCAGGCATCTAGTCTATGAGTCAGACCAAAACAAG GATGGCAAGCTCACCAAGGAGGAGATTGTCGACAAGTATGATTTATTTGTGGGCAGCCAGGCCACAGATTTCGGGGAGGCCTTAGTACGACATGATGAGTTCTGA